One region of Armigeres subalbatus isolate Guangzhou_Male chromosome 3, GZ_Asu_2, whole genome shotgun sequence genomic DNA includes:
- the LOC134219236 gene encoding chorion transcription factor Cf2, whose amino-acid sequence MEMGTLKNLELDKICRICLAIKKEMRPLFGEMVAEMLMEIAKIQIEQMDGWPDKICIQCIHQVSRCHAFKTRVEKSDTALRHYIKGITVVTEGQMAKEALAVDVPRPQIAPQKIQQIHPAPQIQEIHIQRTDIPTITEAAQPPTMILTNAHLLGTGAQIINAGHLLTTATGQQIIQAPQYHAAQIGQFIQGPNNTIQMITHGAPHPQILQIQRTADDRCEIIVQPDMAEQQQYYEENNVLTVNPVQSVPLMVAAPTATLHHHLAQQALQQHQQQQQQQHQQQQQQQQHHHHQQQAHQQQLHQQLQHEDQQEEESAEESQLKGDSQDSDCGDQDDSQLDNEEFIEEDHLEEEDEEEEEEEEEQQEQTEVEETYYLSDCESDDEEKKLEEFMTHQTSCPSPGRYVCNLCRKEFTQPKWLQTHMSSHSNWLKANCKKQPECEICHKSFRGPGMLRMHMKTHEKGDKLPSCSICHKEFKSKSILYRHRQTHFEKNFACTLCDKRFSSNYQLNIHVQRHKKQKPHKCPHCDKAFYSSSDLKIHVNQHLGIKIIQIKKPTTPS is encoded by the exons ATGGAGATGGGCACATTGAAAAATTTGGAGCTGGATAAAATCTGTCGGATATGTTTGGCGATCAAAAAGGAAATGCGACCGCTGTTTGGCGAAATGGTGGCAGAGATGCTGATGGAAATCGCTAAAATACAG ATTGAGCAAATGGACGGCTGGCCGGACAAAATCTGTATCCAATGCATCCATCAGGTCAGTCGCTGTCACGCTTTCAAAACTCGGGTCGAGAAGTCGGACACTGCCCTGCGACACTACATTAAAGGTATCACCGTGGTTACAGAGGGGCAGATGGCTAAAGAAGCGCTCGCTGTTGACGTTCCAAGGCCGCAGATCGCACCTCAAAAGATTCAACAGATTCATCCG GCTCCTCAGATTCAGGAAATACACATTCAACGGACGGATATACCAACAATAACAGAAGCTGCTCAACCTCCGACAATGATACTGACGAATGCACACCTCCTCGGTACCGGAGCACAAATAATCAATGCCGGCCACTTGCTAACTACGGCTACGGGCCAACAGATCATCCAAGCTCCCCAGTACCATGCGGCACAGATAGGGCAGTTTATTCAGGGACCGAATAACACGATACAGATGATTACCCATGGAGCGCCCCACCCGCAAATTTTGCAAATTCAACGGACGGCAGATGATCGATGCGAAATAATTGTTCAGCCAGACATGGCAGAGCAGCAACAGTATTATGAGGAAAATAATG TACTAACTGTCAACCCAGTTCAATCCGTCCCACTGATGGTAGCAGCCCCTACAGCAACGCTTCATCATCATCTTGCACAGCAAGCCCTTCAACAACAtcaacagcagcaacaacagcagcatcagcagcaacaacaacagcaacagcatcatcaccaccagcaACAGGCCCACCAACAGCAGCTTCATCAGCAGCTGCAGCATGAAGATCAACAGGAGGAGGAATCTGCAGAAGAATCTCAGTTGAAGGGTGACAGTCAGGACTCCGATTGTGGCGATCAGGATGATAGCCAGTTGGATAATGAAGAGTTCATAGAAGAAGATCATCTTGAAGAGGAGGACGAAGaagaggaggaagaagaagaggaacaACAGGAACAAACGGAGGTTGAAGAGACATATTATCTCTCAGATTGTGAATCAGATGACGAGGAAAAAAAGTTGG AAGAATTCATGACGCATCAAACGTCCTGTCCTAGCCCTGGCCGGTATGTGTGCAATTTGTGTCGGAAGGAGTTTACTCAACCAAAATGGCTACAAACGCACATGTCCTCCCACTCAAACTGGCTGAAG GCCAATTGTAAAAAGCAGCCCGAATGTGAAATATGCCATAAAAGCTTCCGAGGTCCAGGGATGCTTCGAATGCACATGAAAACTCACGAG aaaGGAGATAAACTACCTTCCTGCTCGATATGCCATAAAGagttcaaatcgaaatccatcCTGTATCGTCATCGACAAACACATTTTGAG AAAAACTTCGCATGTACCTTATGTGACAAGCGGTTCAGTTCGAACTATCAGTTGAACATCCACGTGCAACGACATAAAAAGCAAAAACCACACAAATGCCCCCACTGTGACAAAGCGTTTTACAGTAGTTCTGATTTAAAG ATACACGTAAATCAACATCTTGGAataaaaattatccaaatcaaGAAACCGACAACGCCCAGCTAA